A stretch of the Marivirga tractuosa DSM 4126 genome encodes the following:
- a CDS encoding DinB family protein, producing the protein MQVITNHKVIRNNFEKAVEKVKEADLVMIPAGFNNHIIWNIGHAVVTQNVLLYGMSGLDFTLPTDFIKRYKKGSFPSEIENPKTELDNIFELGKIANEQLGYDIREMRFGDYQKYETSFGITLNSFNDALQFNNIHEAVHLGYVMAIKRALGY; encoded by the coding sequence ATGCAAGTAATCACCAATCATAAGGTTATCAGAAATAATTTTGAAAAGGCAGTAGAAAAAGTCAAAGAAGCTGATTTAGTTATGATTCCTGCTGGTTTCAATAATCATATTATTTGGAATATAGGTCATGCGGTTGTCACACAGAATGTATTGCTATATGGAATGTCAGGTTTGGATTTTACACTTCCTACTGATTTTATAAAACGATATAAAAAAGGGAGCTTTCCATCTGAGATAGAAAATCCTAAAACTGAATTGGATAATATATTTGAATTAGGCAAAATTGCTAATGAGCAATTGGGTTATGATATAAGAGAAATGAGATTTGGTGATTATCAAAAATATGAGACCAGTTTTGGCATAACTTTAAATAGCTTTAATGATGCTTTACAGTTTAACAATATACATGAAGCAGTGCATTTAGGGTATGTGATGGCTATTAAGAGGGCTCTGGGCTACTGA
- a CDS encoding NADPH-dependent 2,4-dienoyl-CoA reductase translates to MAHSSYPHLFEPLDLGFTQLKNRVLMGSMHTGLEEAKNGFEKMAAFYAERAKGGAGLIVTGGVSPNWQGWLKPFSIQMTKRSHAKKHRIITDAVHEAGGKICMQILHAGRYGYHPFSLAPSAIKAPINPFKPWKMSGRRIKLTIKDYAKSAQLAKEAGYDGVEIMGSEGYLINQFIVKHTNKRTDEWGGSYENRIKFPIEIAKAIREAVGKEFIIIFRLSMLDLIPNGSTWEEVVQLAKELEKAGVTIINTGIGWHEARVPTIVTSVPRAAFTWVTERMKKEVNIPLITTNRINMPETAEEILSSGQADMVSMARPFLADPEIINKSEQGREDEINTCIACNQACLDHVFKNITSSCLVNPRACHETELVAQPLKQAKNIAVVGAGPAGLAFSTEAARRGHQVTLFDASNEIGGQFNMAKQIPGKEEFYETLRYFKKQIELTGVKLQLDKKVSAEELKDFDEVVVATGVNPRDPKISGQDNDKVLSYIDVLKAHKPVGKKVAIIGAGGIGFDVAEYLTHPEEEDHDDLQAFFKEWGVDMDFEKRGGVEGKPIKIDAPREIIMLQRSEGKMGAKLGKTTGWVHRNSLRNRQVKMVTNIQYDKIDDKGLYITKDGKQELLEVDNIILCAGQLPEKSLFNELTEKGIKTHLIGGAFEAAELDAKKAIKQATELALEI, encoded by the coding sequence ATGGCACATTCATCTTATCCACACTTATTTGAACCTTTAGACTTAGGTTTTACCCAATTGAAAAACAGAGTTTTAATGGGCTCTATGCATACTGGCTTAGAAGAAGCTAAAAATGGCTTTGAGAAAATGGCTGCTTTTTATGCTGAAAGAGCTAAAGGTGGAGCTGGATTAATTGTGACAGGTGGAGTTTCTCCCAACTGGCAAGGTTGGTTAAAACCTTTTTCAATTCAAATGACCAAAAGAAGCCATGCAAAAAAGCATAGGATCATCACAGATGCAGTACACGAAGCGGGCGGCAAAATATGTATGCAGATTTTACATGCAGGCAGATATGGCTATCACCCATTTAGTTTAGCACCTTCAGCGATAAAAGCTCCTATCAATCCCTTTAAACCTTGGAAGATGTCTGGTCGGAGAATTAAATTAACAATTAAAGATTATGCAAAATCGGCTCAGCTAGCTAAAGAAGCAGGTTATGATGGAGTGGAAATTATGGGGTCTGAAGGCTATTTGATTAATCAATTTATCGTTAAGCATACCAATAAAAGAACAGACGAATGGGGCGGGAGCTATGAAAACAGAATAAAATTCCCGATTGAGATAGCCAAAGCAATTAGAGAAGCAGTTGGGAAAGAATTTATCATTATTTTCCGTTTATCTATGCTTGATTTAATTCCTAATGGAAGCACTTGGGAAGAAGTGGTTCAATTAGCTAAGGAATTAGAAAAGGCTGGAGTTACAATTATCAATACTGGAATTGGATGGCATGAAGCTAGAGTCCCAACAATTGTAACGAGCGTGCCAAGAGCAGCTTTCACTTGGGTGACGGAAAGAATGAAAAAGGAAGTTAACATTCCTTTAATTACAACCAATAGAATCAATATGCCTGAAACTGCTGAGGAGATATTATCATCAGGTCAGGCAGATATGGTTTCTATGGCGCGACCTTTCTTGGCAGATCCTGAAATCATCAATAAATCGGAGCAGGGCAGGGAAGATGAAATCAATACTTGCATTGCTTGTAATCAAGCTTGTCTCGATCATGTGTTCAAGAACATCACAAGCAGTTGCCTTGTAAATCCAAGAGCATGTCATGAAACGGAACTAGTTGCACAACCATTGAAACAAGCCAAAAATATTGCTGTGGTAGGAGCTGGTCCAGCTGGACTCGCATTTAGCACAGAAGCGGCCAGAAGAGGTCATCAAGTGACTTTATTTGACGCATCTAATGAAATTGGCGGTCAGTTTAATATGGCTAAACAAATACCGGGAAAGGAAGAATTTTATGAAACTTTGAGGTATTTTAAAAAGCAAATTGAATTAACTGGAGTAAAATTACAGTTAGATAAAAAAGTATCTGCTGAAGAATTAAAAGATTTTGATGAGGTTGTAGTAGCGACAGGAGTTAATCCACGTGATCCGAAAATCTCTGGGCAAGATAATGATAAGGTGCTTTCCTATATTGACGTATTAAAAGCTCATAAACCAGTGGGTAAAAAAGTAGCCATAATAGGTGCTGGAGGAATTGGTTTTGATGTGGCGGAATATCTCACTCATCCTGAGGAAGAAGATCATGATGACTTACAAGCCTTTTTCAAGGAATGGGGAGTTGATATGGATTTTGAAAAAAGGGGAGGAGTAGAAGGTAAACCTATTAAAATTGATGCTCCAAGAGAGATAATCATGCTTCAGCGTTCAGAAGGTAAAATGGGAGCGAAGCTTGGCAAAACCACTGGATGGGTGCATAGAAACTCATTGAGAAATCGTCAGGTGAAAATGGTGACTAATATTCAATATGATAAAATTGATGATAAAGGTTTATACATCACCAAAGACGGAAAACAAGAATTATTAGAGGTAGATAATATTATCCTTTGTGCTGGTCAATTACCAGAAAAAAGTCTTTTTAATGAGTTAACTGAAAAAGGAATTAAAACACATCTGATAGGAGGCGCATTTGAAGCCGCTGAGTTAGATGCTAAGAAAGCGATAAAGCAAGCTACTGAGTTGGCTTTGGAAATTTGA
- a CDS encoding o-succinylbenzoate synthase, translating into MQITSASIQRHTLQFKFEAGTSRGTLKEKDSWYLKLFSENKLIGIGEAGPLKGLSIEPLDQMETELEKVCEQLIGMQIPKSMDEVFEMAQDVSTEGFPSIRFAVETALLDALHGGKKLIFDTPFYQGKERIPINGLIWMGSEDFMKKQIREKLEAGFDCIKMKIGAIDFETELKLLKSIRAKYSKNEITLRVDANGAFLPDEAISKLTQLAEMDLHSIEQPIKAGQVKEMAKLCAATPLPIALDEELIGVNAYEDKIKLLKQTQPQYIILKPSLIGGIQSTLEWIKVAESLKIGWWMTSMLESNIGLNAICQLASYLKVKMPQGLGTGQLYHNNIASPISIANGETFYDVVKKWEEL; encoded by the coding sequence ATGCAAATAACATCTGCTTCCATTCAACGCCATACGCTCCAATTCAAATTTGAGGCAGGTACTTCTCGCGGTACTTTAAAGGAAAAAGACAGCTGGTACTTGAAGCTATTTTCAGAAAATAAATTAATAGGAATAGGAGAGGCAGGACCATTAAAAGGTCTGAGCATAGAGCCTTTAGATCAAATGGAAACTGAATTAGAAAAGGTTTGCGAGCAATTGATTGGCATGCAAATTCCAAAATCAATGGATGAAGTATTTGAAATGGCTCAAGATGTTTCAACTGAAGGCTTTCCATCGATTCGATTTGCAGTAGAGACTGCTTTATTGGATGCTTTGCATGGCGGTAAGAAACTAATTTTTGATACCCCTTTTTACCAAGGAAAAGAAAGAATTCCGATCAATGGATTAATATGGATGGGAAGTGAGGATTTTATGAAAAAGCAGATTCGGGAAAAATTGGAAGCAGGTTTTGACTGCATTAAAATGAAAATAGGTGCTATTGATTTTGAAACCGAATTAAAACTTTTAAAATCCATTCGTGCTAAATACAGCAAAAATGAAATCACCTTAAGAGTGGATGCAAACGGGGCTTTTTTACCTGATGAGGCTATAAGTAAACTAACTCAATTGGCAGAAATGGATTTACATTCCATAGAACAGCCTATAAAAGCAGGTCAGGTAAAAGAAATGGCAAAACTATGCGCTGCAACCCCATTGCCCATTGCCTTAGATGAAGAGCTGATAGGAGTAAATGCTTATGAGGATAAAATAAAGCTATTAAAGCAAACTCAACCGCAATATATTATTCTAAAACCTAGTTTAATAGGGGGCATCCAATCTACTTTGGAATGGATAAAGGTTGCTGAATCATTGAAGATTGGCTGGTGGATGACTAGTATGCTAGAATCTAATATCGGCTTAAATGCTATTTGTCAATTAGCATCTTATTTAAAAGTAAAAATGCCACAAGGCTTGGGCACTGGTCAGTTATATCATAACAATATTGCCTCACCCATCAGCATTGCCAATGGCGAGACTTTTTATGATGTTGTAAAGAAATGGGAGGAATTATGA